The following are encoded in a window of Podospora pseudoanserina strain CBS 124.78 chromosome 6, whole genome shotgun sequence genomic DNA:
- a CDS encoding hypothetical protein (EggNog:ENOG503NW96; COG:U): MKAKPSDPVVTVTPVAMDSEKEAIAVTETTIDSADEKPPVTSTPANSEAEKSPSVRVVQLIANTPPSTPRPFFVEGRPTIPRTRYLILVFGLTSGLFLSMLDASIVATSLFSIASDMKNFEHINWVALAYGLTYLGFAALFARVSDVVGRGDAFVVAFCIFIAFSLGCGFSETIEQLIICRAFQGVGAGGLYSISMIILPELTPDKNKKYIGAIVGMVIATSGVMGPVLGGVLTQYITWRWVFWINGPIGAVALMLFIPAWPAEEYLPIYEDRSWKELDYLGSFLLMAFAVLVVFPFQNLSSQKSEGDLSSMNPYAQPTFIYPLVGAALALLLLIGWQTFAIRGPRKVKSLAFAFPPSLCNRKYIATILVTALTSFPYLLSVYAFPIRFQVVHGKSSLEAGLMLLPMLASSAIGTVTASLVNNGCITGQKKPRFFETFLLACLTMLIGCAAQTTLGDTDDGSITGFDAKDVGLLSLIGFGFGMSACGATMFINLESPIGDHASAQGIITQFRILGGSIGIAVSSAILGGKLRPSTTPEMSSLVLAHIVSPTPDFGDADWAAVRKVYTSALREDMKVCCGVLAAAVVCSLFVYRRYWLTTGEIMELRYEEEQDRRIGLLREDMEPHVRVVRDKLVKIREEIFEGKWRPFPGIKRGRTRLGEEIE, encoded by the exons ATGAAAGCCAAACCTTCAGACCCAGTGGTAACCGTCACTCCAGTGGCAATGGACTCTGAAAAAGAGGCCATCGCTGTCACCGAAACCACCATCGACTCTGCAGATGAGAAGCCCCCGGTTACCAGCACCCCAGCGAACTCGGAAGCAGAGAAATCTCCTTCTGTTCGCGTTGTCCAACTCATCGCGAacacacctccctccacacCCAGACCTTTCTTTGTTGAGGGTAGGCCTACCATTCCACGCACCCGCTACCTCATTCTCGTCTTTGG TCTGACATCcggtctcttcctctccatgcTCGATGCCTCCATTGTTGCGACCTCTCTGTTCAGCATTGCTAGTGATATGAAGAATTTTGAGCATATAAACTGGGTGGCCTTGGCCTATGGTCTCACTTACCTCGGTTTCGCTGCACTTTTTGCCCGCGTGTCCGATGTGGTTGGCCGTGGAGATGCTTTCGTCGTTGCATTTTGTATCTTCATTGCATTCTCCCTTGGCTGTGGTTTCAGCGAGACTATTGAGCAGCTTATCATTTGTCGTGCTTTCCAAGGAGTGGGCGCCGGAG GACTTTACAGTATCAGCATGATCATCTTGCCCGAGCTGACTCCGGATAAGAACAAGAAGTACATTGGTGCCATTGTCGGCATGGTGATTGCCACTTCAGGTGTGATGGGGCCTGTCCTGGGTGGGGTTTTGACTCAATACATCACTTGGAGATGGGTCTTTTGGATCAA TGGCCCTATTGGTGCTGTGGCTCTCATGCTGTTTATTCCGGCTTGGCCCGCCGAGGAATATCTGCCCATTTATGAGGACCGGTCCTGGAAGGAGCTGGACTATCTTGGGTCTTTCCTTCT TATGGCCTTCGCAGTCCTGGTTGTTTTTCCCTTCCAGAACCTATCAAGTCAAAAGTCAGAGGGCGACTTGTCCAGCATGAATCCATACGCCCAGCCAACATTCATCTACCCCCTCGTCGGCGCCGCCCTTGCTCTCTTGCTGCTCATCGGCTGGCAAACATTTGCTATCCGTGGCCCTCGGAAAGTCAAGTCCCTCGCCTTtgccttccccccttccctttgcAACCGAAAGTACATCGCCACAATTTTGGTCACAGCCCTAACCAGCTTCCCTTACCTCTTGTCCGTGTACGCATTTCCCATCCGCTTCCAAGTTGTCCACGGGAAATCATCCCTCGAAGCAGGCCTCATGCTCCTCCCTATGCtagcctcctcggccatcgGAACTGTCACAGCCAGTTTAGTCAACAACGGGTGCATAACAGGGCAGAAGAAACCTCGCTTTTTTGAGACGTTTCTCCTCGCCTGTCTGACTATGCTCATCGGCTGTGCCGCCCAGACAACACTGGGTGACACCGATGACGGGAGCATCACCGGGTTCGACGCCAAAGATGTCGGGTTGTTGTCCCTCATTGGCTTTGGGTTTGGCATGTCGGCCTGCGGAGCGACAATGTTTATCAACCTCGAAAGTCCCATCGGAGATCACG CATCAGCCCAAGGCATCATAACCCAATTCCGCATCCTAGGCGGCTCAATCGGCATTGCTGTCTCTTCCGccattttgggggggaaacTCCgcccttcaacaacccccgaAATGAGCTCTCTCGTCCTGGCCCACATTGTCAGCCCAACGCCAGACTTTGGCGATGCTGACTGGGCCGCTGTTCGCAAGGTGTATACCTCTGCGTTGAGGGAGGACATGAAAGTCTGCTGCGGGGTGTTGgctgcggcggtggtgtgcAGTCTGTTTGTTTACCGCCGGTACTGGCTCACGACGGGGGAGATTATGGAGTTGAGgtatgaggaggagcaggataGGAGGATTGGGCttttgagggaggatatGGAGCCTCatgtgagggtggtgagggataaGTTGGTCAAGATTAGGGAGGAGATCTTTGAGGGGAAGTGGAGGCCTTTTCCCGGGATTAAGCgtgggaggacgaggttgggggaggagattgagtgA
- a CDS encoding hypothetical protein (COG:C; EggNog:ENOG503NUT1) produces the protein MVVSTRHNDEGTKTSVPGSTAKQPVFFPRPANITQSYLLAPERVDYGSPQFDEFWKRSVDNKLAAVLFDIYRRYPIHRHSEPNQPANSVEHVNARKDYSVNDLPSENENSEIQVGLVRLPPLNSDAHFEVIRQWLADCDENHGCMTTDSYKPISATRSQLLPTRVIDVSPPGSTDVRPVETARGSTGRWIAVSHQWGAKPWFCTVKSNLASHLKGIPLSSLPATFADAVKVTRALGCQYLWIDSICVVQKEEDDPGDFNKEMKNMEQYYSGAYCVLGLSAGEGHGAGFLAERKRREVVTKHVLQGPLRSRGWVLQEHALARRTVFFTEAQTYWECGEGVKCETGTRMNNTRAAFLGDLKFPNLLNEC, from the exons ATGGTTGTCAGCACGCGGCACAACGATGAAGGCACCAAGACTTCAGTGCCAGGCTCTACCGCAAAGCAACCGGTCTTTTTCCCACGTCCTGCCAATATCACCCAGAGTTATCTATTGGCTCCAGAACGTGTCGACTATGGCAGTCCACAATTCGATGAATTTTGGAAGCGCAGTGTGGATAACAAGCTCGCCGCCGTCTTGTTTGACATCTACCGTCGCTACCCGATCCATCGTCACTCAGAGCCGAACCAACCCGCAAACTCTGTGGAACATGTCAATGCTCGGAAAGACTACTCCGTGAACGA TCTCCCGTCAGAAAATGAAAACAGTGAGATACAAGTCGGACTTGTGCGGCTACCGCCCCTCAATAGTGATGCTCATTTCGAAGTCATCCGACAGTGGCTCGCAGACTGCGACGAGAATCACGGCTGTATGACAACTGATTCATACAAGCCCATCTCAGCCACTCGATCACAACTACTTCCCACGCGCGTCATCGACGTAAGCCCTCCTGGCTCTACTGATGTCCGCCCAGTGGAAACAGCCCGAGGATCGACCGGACGCTGGATAGCAGTCTCGCACCAATGGGGCGCCAAACCCTGGTTCTGCACCGTCAAGTCCAACCTTGCCTCTCACCTGAAGGGCATCCCCCTGTCTTCGCTCCCTGCCACATTTGCCGACGCGGTGAAAGTGACACGTGCCCTTGGGTGCCAGTACCTCTGGATCGACTCCATCTGTGTCGTtcagaaggaggaggatgacccAGGAGACTTCAACAAGGAGATGAAAAACATGGAGCAGTATTACTCTGGGGCATACTGTGTTCTGGGCCTCAGCGCGGGCGAGGGACACGGGGCTGGGTTTCTAgcggagagaaagagaagggaagTGGTGAC GAAGCATGTTCTTCAAGGGCCGCTCAGGAGtcgggggtgggtgttgcAGGAACACgctttggcgaggagaaCGGTGTTCTTCACGGAGGCTCAGACGTATTGGGAATGCGGAGAAGGGGTCAAATGCGAGACGGGCACAAGGATGAATAA CACCCGCGCAGCCTTCTTGGGCGATCTCAAGTTTCCGAACCTCCTCAATGAATGTTGA
- a CDS encoding hypothetical protein (EggNog:ENOG503NZ0T; COG:B): protein MAPSIPVPTQGGMFHTFQGVTPRKQSTDSQDSTKTSSTGTAKRITTPHACAECKRRKIRCDGQQPCGQCLSSRAPKRCFYDKHRQRVIPSRKTLEALSQSLEECRSILKRLYPTQDVQSLLPLSRQELLSLLDRPTIDTSVGGLPSPPLNTSPMSDLDSPMMPKTENLLEQMPSRDTEWDEERRGRDPIPAEADDINALSLSVDRQTSYLGASSIKAALMVMLKVQPGLRNSLAAPLNGVEMSHNYPAIRQKPTTQKDPQRIPWSWKGQTLIDAYFKRIHAFVPMLDESTFRADYLEGQRTDAPWLALLNMVFAMGSIAAMKSDDYNHINYYNRAMEHLPMDAFGSSHIETVQALALIGGYYLHYINRPNMANAVLGAAIRMASALGLHRESITVGLPGSDIIAAETRRRTWWSLFCLDTWATTTMGRPSFGRWGPAINIRPPEFGINANRDSSQHAGILPLIENIKFCKIATQIQDMLAITPLLRTEDRCAIDAQLVNWYTSLPWLLRTTDPCAEPLYMARCIMKWRYQNLRMLLHRPVLLSLASSGLNPHTQACDADLQAIETCRELAAATIEDVGREWTRNQMSGWNAVWFLYQAAMVPLVSVFWQWGSPRVPEWLKQIEQVLDLLEVMEEWSLAARRSREVVWRMYEASRAVQAQGAAARSQSPAGLHITTTADSIVVGGGEVHMSPIGLEPVDGMGGMMGLLDQGGLWDLDGMYWGGNGPQSPTHTGNPDDSAAAAEFAAYAAAQQAASAAHHHHPELMQHVDYGMMHHHHAGHHHVGMEGFGYVQ, encoded by the exons GCTTGTGCCGAGTGCAAGAGACGGAAGAT CCGCTGCGATGGTCAACAACCATGTGGCCAATGCCTCTCCAGCCGGGCTCCCAAGAGATGTTTCTACGACAAGCACAGACAAAGAGTGATCCCATCACGCAAGACACTCGAAGCTCTATCACAGTCCCTCGAAGAATGCCGGTCGATCCTGAAGCGGTTATACCCAACACAAGATGTGCAGTCTCTTCTGCCTCTCTCCAGACAAGAACTCCTCAGCCTTCTTGACAGGCCAACAATAGATACTTCGGTCGGCGGCttaccatcaccaccattaAACACCAGTCCCATGTCGGACTTGGACTCACCAATGATGCCAAAGACGGAGAACCTGCTCGAGCAGATGCCATCCAGAGACACAGAATGGGACGAGgagcgaagaggaagagaccCGATCCcagccgaagccgacgacATCAACGCTCTTTCGCTCTCAGTAGACCGCCAAACATCCTATCTCGgtgcctcctccatcaaggCCGCCCTCATGGTCATGCTCAAGGTCCAACCTGGCCTCCGAAACTCCCTCGCAGCCCCATTAAACGGAGTCGAGATGTCCCACAACTACCCAGCTATCCGCCAGaagcccaccacccaaaagGACCCCCAACGCATCCCATGGTCCTGGAAGGGCCAAACACTCATCGACGCCTACTTCAAACGCATCCACGCTTTCGTTCCAATGCTCGACGAGTCCACCTTCCGCGCTGATTACCTCGAAGGCCAACGAACCGACGCCCCATGGCTCGCTCTGCTCAACATGGTCTTTGCCATGGGTTCCATCGCGGCTATGAAATCGGACGACTACAACCACATCAACTACTACAACCGCGCCATGGAGCACCTTCCCATGGACGCCTTTGGCTCCTCCCACATCGAGACGGTCCAGGCCCTCGCCCTCATCGGAGGTTACTACCTCCACTACATCAACCGgcccaacatggccaacGCCGTCCTCGGCGCCGCCATCCGCATGGCCTCCGCTTTGGGTCTTCACCGTGAGTCCATCACGGTGGGTCTCCCAGGCAGCGACATCATCGCAGCCGAAACCCGCCGCAGAACCTGGTGGTCCCTCTTCTGCCTCGACACatgggccaccaccaccatgggcCGTCCCTCGTTCGGCCGCTGGGGTCCTGCGATCAACATCCGCCCCCCCGAGTTCGGCATCAACGCCAACCGGGATTCATCCCAGCACGCAGGAATCCTCCCTCTGATCGAAAACATTAAATTCTGCAAGATCGCCACTCAAATCCAAGACATGctcgccatcaccccccttctcaggACAGAAGACCGCTGCGCCATCGACGCCCAGCTCGTAAACTGgtacacctccctcccttggCTCTTGCGGACAACCGACCCCTGCGCGGAACCGCTCTACATGGCCCGCTGCATCATGAAGTGGCGCTACCAAAACTTACGcatgctcctccaccgccccgtcctcctctcccttgcctcctccggcctcaACCCCCATACCCAAGCCTGCGACGCGGACCTCCAAGCCATTGAGACCTGCCGTGAACTCGCCGCGGCCACCATCGAAGACGTCGGCCGTGAATGGACCCGCAACCAAATGAGCGGCTGGAACGCAGTCTGGTTCCTCTACCAAGCAGCCATGGTCCCCCTCGTCTCCGTCTTCTGGCAATGGGGCTCTCCCCGCGTGCCAGAGTGGCTCAAGCAAATCGAGCAagtcctcgacctcctcgaggTCATGGAGGAGTGGTCCCTCGCCGCCCGGCGCTCAAGAGAGGTAGTCTGGCGCATGTACGAAGCCTCCCGGGCAgtccaagctcaaggcgccGCTGCCCGCTCCCAATCCCCCGCCGGCcttcacatcaccaccacagccgacagcatcgtcgtcggcggcggagaagttCACATGAGCCCCATTGGTCTCGAGCCAGTCGACGGAATGGGGGGTATGATGGGTCTGCTTGATCAAGGGGGTCTATGGGATCTAGACGGGATGTACTGGGGTGGAAACGGCCCTCAGTCCCCAACACACACTGGAAACCCAGACgacagcgccgccgccgccgagttTGCCGCTTACGCTGCTGCTCAACaagccgcctccgccgctcatcaccaccaccccgagcTGATGCAGCATGTGGACTATGGGATgatgcaccaccaccacgctgGACATCATCAcgtggggatggagggctTTGGGTATGTTCAGTGA